One Candidatus Hydrogenedens sp. genomic region harbors:
- a CDS encoding PAS domain-containing protein: MMLSKNNITKFPSYSCLNILVIGQHQQERDQILLNKTFWGQEVKIHYCASPQTLTRLLGGEVNFEFIVFDYIANISKWDSYKKILEKCDNIILFIVSSKIPENIEPQLARDNVYCIPLGSKNTRHLNCSLRTIRNHILRNRKFLLNQFDKSIDEFLIGLTINNNVYRLEEIISRLLSGLSSLFDFEIVYALMKEGENQIQIFSNDKETDFCSLLSSDKNINRICEDVLQGRATYIPSEFMYKDFLRFNATPERARILVRCLKNTEYCGLCHLLGYRSLILLPLSTAGQKKWLFLFADKRADKPTEEICQYFEEKMPLLTGIISYLEQYCQEKTLLNLHQISLKTGRIGVWEYEVNTGKIMSSGLKALFPYLNVPDELTEWWKYIHPTDRVSFWHAVKPCIRGATNSFAVDHRLLLPENRLVWVRTIGECISRQGKYAKKLVGIGMDITSFMESEEELKNIKENLRVASELGNIGLWSWDILRNTYHINQAALEMFRMKQREGYTLEDWVNSIVPEHREVVRRELGEALTKEDGIFNVQYQIIYRGMYKKWIHTYGRVSTRDSKGNPIRISGTHVDITDRKRLEKQLNNEVIISSLYAGFARSLLNFRDEDELARMVCRTSVDILCSDFCFAGYFDPEQDKYFFHGINRKKTDKFAISFDTKELAKKEEFLYLFIKAGTPKLINDIQNEEHLLFGKIHVNRLFFYPSFTPSQDLVFVIAVNAEDNHTPSHWESIQWITSLYAQALERVRLEKQNLQKTKELEETVEKLKEALNTVKKLHGLLPICARCKKIRDDEGYWHEVEVYIRQHTDAEFSHGICPQCAKELYGDYL, encoded by the coding sequence CTTCTTATTCCTGCCTAAATATATTGGTAATTGGGCAACACCAACAAGAGCGAGACCAAATTCTTTTGAACAAAACATTTTGGGGTCAGGAAGTAAAGATACATTATTGTGCCTCTCCTCAGACTTTAACTCGTTTGTTGGGTGGGGAAGTTAATTTTGAATTTATAGTTTTTGATTATATAGCAAATATATCAAAATGGGACTCTTATAAAAAGATTTTAGAAAAGTGTGACAACATTATTCTTTTTATAGTCAGTTCTAAAATTCCAGAAAATATCGAACCTCAATTAGCCAGAGATAATGTTTATTGTATTCCTTTAGGTTCAAAAAATACCCGTCATCTGAACTGTTCTTTGAGGACTATTAGAAATCATATTTTACGAAATCGTAAATTTTTGCTAAATCAATTTGACAAGTCAATAGATGAATTTTTAATAGGTCTAACAATTAATAATAATGTATATCGTCTGGAGGAGATAATCTCTCGATTGTTATCCGGTTTAAGTAGCCTGTTTGATTTTGAAATAGTGTATGCCTTGATGAAAGAAGGAGAAAATCAAATACAGATATTCAGTAATGATAAAGAAACAGATTTTTGTTCTTTACTTTCTTCTGATAAAAATATAAATAGGATATGCGAAGATGTTCTTCAAGGTCGTGCTACTTATATTCCATCCGAATTTATGTATAAAGATTTTTTACGATTTAATGCAACACCAGAAAGAGCCCGAATACTTGTTCGTTGTTTAAAAAATACAGAATATTGTGGACTGTGTCATTTATTAGGTTATCGTTCTTTAATTTTACTTCCATTAAGCACCGCAGGACAAAAGAAATGGCTTTTCCTTTTTGCAGATAAAAGAGCAGATAAACCTACCGAGGAGATTTGCCAATATTTTGAAGAGAAAATGCCTCTTTTAACAGGAATTATTTCCTATTTAGAACAATATTGTCAGGAAAAGACATTATTAAATCTTCACCAAATCTCACTGAAAACCGGGCGCATTGGTGTTTGGGAATATGAAGTAAATACGGGTAAGATAATGTCCTCCGGTTTAAAAGCGTTATTTCCCTATTTGAATGTCCCGGATGAGTTGACAGAATGGTGGAAATACATACATCCCACAGACCGTGTCAGTTTTTGGCATGCAGTCAAACCCTGTATTCGGGGGGCTACAAATAGTTTCGCTGTTGACCACCGTTTGCTTTTACCCGAAAATAGATTGGTTTGGGTTCGAACTATTGGGGAATGTATTTCAAGACAAGGAAAATATGCCAAAAAACTTGTAGGCATTGGGATGGATATAACTTCTTTTATGGAATCAGAAGAGGAATTGAAGAATATAAAAGAAAACCTACGAGTTGCCTCAGAATTAGGAAATATAGGTTTATGGTCATGGGATATTTTGAGAAATACTTATCATATAAACCAAGCTGCTTTAGAGATGTTTCGAATGAAACAAAGGGAAGGTTATACACTGGAAGATTGGGTTAATTCTATTGTTCCTGAGCATAGAGAAGTAGTTCGAAGAGAGCTAGGAGAAGCACTTACAAAAGAAGATGGAATTTTTAATGTTCAATACCAAATTATTTATAGAGGTATGTATAAAAAATGGATACATACTTATGGGCGAGTCTCTACAAGAGATTCCAAAGGAAATCCTATCCGAATTTCTGGAACCCATGTGGACATTACAGACAGAAAGAGATTAGAGAAACAATTAAATAATGAAGTTATCATCAGTTCTTTATATGCAGGGTTTGCTCGTTCTCTCTTGAATTTTAGAGATGAAGATGAACTGGCACGGATGGTATGCCGAACATCTGTAGATATACTATGTAGCGACTTTTGTTTTGCCGGGTATTTTGACCCTGAACAGGACAAATATTTCTTTCATGGTATAAACAGAAAAAAAACAGATAAATTCGCAATCTCTTTCGATACGAAAGAATTGGCGAAAAAAGAAGAATTCTTATATCTTTTTATTAAGGCAGGGACGCCTAAACTTATCAATGATATTCAGAATGAGGAACATTTACTCTTTGGAAAAATTCATGTTAATAGATTATTTTTTTATCCTTCTTTTACACCGTCTCAAGATTTGGTTTTTGTTATAGCGGTAAATGCAGAAGATAACCATACTCCTTCACATTGGGAATCTATTCAGTGGATAACTTCCTTATATGCACAGGCTCTGGAACGCGTGAGATTGGAAAAACAGAATCTACAAAAAACAAAAGAATTAGAAGAAACCGTAGAAAAATTGAAAGAGGCTTTGAACACTGTTAAAAAGCTACATGGATTATTGCCTATATGTGCCCGCTGCAAAAAGATTCGTGATGATGAAGGTTATTGGCATGAGGTAGAGGTTTATATTCGCCAACATACAGATGCGGAGTTTAGCCATGGAATTTGCCCTCAATGTGCAAAAGAATTATATGGAGACTATTTATAA